In one window of Buchnera aphidicola (Schlechtendalia chinensis) DNA:
- the thrB gene encoding homoserine kinase produces MIKFYSPASIGNVGVGFDVLGAAIAPIDGSFLGDIVTISPSKTFQLINKGMFSNQLPIKTNNNIVWKCWKYFCSLLKKNLPITIILEKNLPIGSGLGSSACSVVASITAMNAHFENPIKKTELLLLMGKLEGKISGSIHYDNVAPCFLGGLQLIINKNNIICQKLPIFKNWLWIIAWPGIKIATSEARTMLPMQYSKEICIEHSRYLAGFVHALYTKQPSLASQLMNDVIAEPYRIKLLPNFLKIREETKKIGAIGCGISGSGPTIFVISDNLNTAKKIKTWLNKNYLQTKKGFIHICKIDTLGTRQIG; encoded by the coding sequence GTGATAAAATTTTATTCTCCTGCGTCAATTGGAAATGTAGGAGTAGGATTTGATGTGTTGGGTGCTGCAATTGCGCCAATAGATGGATCTTTTTTAGGAGATATTGTTACAATTTCTCCTTCAAAAACCTTTCAATTGATTAATAAAGGTATGTTTTCGAATCAACTACCCATAAAAACTAATAACAATATAGTTTGGAAATGCTGGAAATATTTTTGTTCTCTTCTTAAAAAGAACTTGCCAATTACTATTATTTTAGAAAAAAATCTTCCAATCGGATCAGGACTAGGATCTAGCGCTTGTTCTGTGGTCGCCTCTATTACAGCTATGAATGCACATTTTGAAAATCCCATCAAAAAAACTGAACTATTATTACTTATGGGAAAATTAGAAGGTAAAATATCTGGAAGTATACACTACGACAATGTAGCACCATGCTTCCTAGGTGGATTACAATTAATAATCAATAAAAATAACATAATATGCCAGAAATTACCAATCTTTAAAAACTGGCTATGGATTATAGCTTGGCCTGGAATTAAAATTGCAACATCAGAAGCAAGAACAATGCTACCTATGCAATATAGCAAAGAAATTTGTATTGAACACAGTCGATATTTAGCAGGATTTGTTCACGCTCTATATACAAAACAGCCTAGCTTAGCTTCACAACTTATGAATGATGTCATTGCTGAACCATATCGTATCAAATTGTTACCTAATTTCTTAAAAATAAGAGAAGAAACAAAAAAAATAGGAGCTATAGGATGCGGAATATCAGGATCAGGACCAACTATTTTTGTTATTTCTGATAATTTGAATACTGCAAAAAAAATAAAAACATGGCTTAATAAGAACTATTTACAAACTAAAAAAGGATTTATTCATATTTGCAAAATAGATACTTTAGGAACTCGTCAAATAGGATAG
- the thrA gene encoding bifunctional aspartate kinase/homoserine dehydrogenase I, with product MKILKFGGTSLANATKFLTVANIIEKNFKKEQVAVVLSAPENVTNSMIKIIEKIIEERDVSQNIHSVKSIFLDLIFDIYKATKNFSYKTIKKIIDEKFENLTSIFNGIRFLNQCPDNVRAKIVCCGELLSITIMDGILKSMSYNVTIIDPIENLVAQGDYLDSTIDIQTSKKKIRSINIPKNHIILMAGFIAGNKKKKLVVLGRNGSDYSAAILSVCLKGNVCEIWTDVDGIYTCDPKKVKNAKLLKSLSYKEAMEFSYFGAQVLHPKTIFPIKKFKIPCLIKNTKNPNAVGTMICENSQNVEILAKGIAYLNNITMFHVSGPGMNSMVAVASRVLSSMSLKKIRITLITQSSSEFNISFCTSQEYVKKIKNTLENEFQLEIKNKLLMPIKIIENLSILSVIGTRIGFQKNVFYKIFLALNNANIDIFSISQGSSKHSISIVIKENLIIPAINVVHNFLFNKNQIVEIFLIGVGGVGKTLLKQLNSQQYWLKTKNIDLKVCGIANSKKIFQDMNGIDLKNWKYNVLKSNELFNIKNLTCLPKKNALINPIIVDCTSDQEIANQYPKLLDHGYNIVTSNKKANTSSLKYYQEIRHSASRANKKFLYETNVGAGLPVIENLKNLLYSGDKIIHFRGILSGSLSFIFGKLEENVLLSEATKQAQKLGLTEPNPKDDLSGVDVARKLLILAREIGLKLELKDIEIKPILPENFNHITHAEDFMIKLRELDEIFDDKIKKAKKIGKTLRLVGIIKKEGQCQVKIDEIDEQDPLYAIKNGENALAFYSKYYQPIPLVLRGYGAGNDVTASGVFSDILRILS from the coding sequence ATGAAAATACTTAAATTTGGCGGGACTTCACTTGCAAATGCAACAAAATTTTTAACTGTAGCTAATATTATTGAAAAAAATTTTAAAAAAGAACAAGTAGCTGTTGTACTATCTGCACCAGAAAATGTCACTAATTCTATGATAAAAATAATTGAAAAAATAATTGAAGAACGTGACGTATCGCAAAATATACATTCAGTAAAAAGTATTTTTTTAGATTTAATCTTCGATATATATAAAGCAACTAAAAACTTTTCTTACAAAACAATTAAAAAAATTATTGATGAAAAATTTGAAAATTTAACATCTATTTTTAACGGAATACGTTTTCTAAACCAATGTCCTGATAACGTTCGTGCTAAAATAGTATGTTGTGGAGAGTTATTATCTATAACTATCATGGACGGAATATTAAAATCTATGTCGTACAATGTTACCATTATTGATCCAATAGAAAATCTTGTAGCACAAGGAGACTATTTAGATTCTACTATCGACATTCAAACTTCTAAAAAAAAAATTAGATCAATAAATATACCCAAAAATCATATTATATTAATGGCAGGTTTCATCGCTGGAAATAAGAAAAAAAAATTAGTAGTATTAGGACGCAACGGATCTGATTACTCTGCAGCCATTTTATCTGTATGCCTAAAAGGAAACGTTTGCGAAATCTGGACAGATGTAGATGGAATATATACGTGCGATCCTAAAAAAGTAAAAAACGCTAAACTATTAAAATCTCTTTCATATAAAGAAGCTATGGAATTTTCTTATTTTGGTGCACAAGTATTACATCCTAAAACTATTTTCCCAATTAAAAAATTTAAAATTCCATGCTTAATCAAAAATACCAAAAATCCAAATGCCGTTGGAACTATGATATGTGAGAATTCCCAAAACGTTGAAATACTAGCCAAAGGAATCGCATATTTAAACAATATAACTATGTTTCATGTTTCAGGACCAGGTATGAATAGCATGGTTGCGGTAGCATCTCGAGTGTTATCTTCTATGTCTCTCAAAAAAATAAGAATAACATTAATTACACAATCTTCTTCGGAATTTAACATTAGCTTTTGCACATCTCAAGAGTATGTAAAAAAAATCAAAAATACGTTAGAAAATGAATTTCAACTAGAAATAAAAAATAAGTTATTAATGCCTATAAAAATTATAGAAAATTTATCCATTCTATCTGTAATAGGAACAAGAATTGGTTTTCAAAAAAACGTTTTCTATAAAATATTCTTAGCTCTTAATAATGCCAACATAGATATATTTTCTATTTCTCAAGGATCATCAAAACATTCTATTTCAATAGTTATAAAAGAAAATCTTATAATACCTGCAATTAATGTTGTACATAACTTTTTATTCAATAAAAACCAAATTGTTGAAATTTTTTTAATAGGAGTGGGAGGGGTAGGAAAAACTTTACTAAAACAGTTAAATTCACAACAATATTGGTTAAAAACAAAAAATATAGACTTAAAAGTGTGTGGAATTGCAAATTCAAAAAAAATTTTTCAAGATATGAACGGAATTGATTTGAAAAACTGGAAATATAACGTTTTAAAATCAAATGAACTTTTTAACATAAAAAATTTAACGTGCTTACCTAAAAAAAATGCATTAATAAATCCAATTATAGTCGATTGCACTTCTGACCAAGAAATAGCTAATCAATATCCTAAGCTACTCGATCACGGATATAATATAGTAACATCTAATAAAAAAGCAAATACGTCCAGTTTAAAATATTACCAAGAAATTCGACATTCTGCTTCACGTGCAAACAAAAAATTTTTATACGAAACTAATGTTGGAGCAGGATTACCTGTAATAGAAAATTTAAAAAATTTACTTTATTCTGGAGATAAAATTATACATTTTAGAGGAATTTTATCAGGTTCACTATCCTTTATTTTTGGAAAACTAGAAGAAAACGTATTATTATCTGAAGCAACAAAACAAGCACAAAAACTAGGATTGACTGAACCAAATCCAAAAGATGATCTATCTGGAGTTGATGTAGCGAGAAAACTATTAATATTAGCACGGGAAATTGGATTAAAATTAGAATTAAAAGATATTGAAATTAAACCTATACTACCTGAAAATTTTAATCACATTACACATGCTGAAGATTTTATGATAAAACTTAGGGAACTAGACGAAATATTCGACGATAAAATAAAAAAAGCAAAAAAAATAGGAAAAACTTTGAGATTAGTAGGAATAATAAAAAAAGAAGGACAATGCCAAGTAAAAATTGATGAAATTGATGAACAAGACCCATTATATGCAATAAAAAATGGAGAAAATGCATTAGCTTTTTATAGCAAATATTATCAACCCATTCCGCTAGTATTAAGAGGATACGGGGCGGGAAATGATGTAACTGCTTCCGGAGTATTTTCAGACATATTACGTATATTGTCATAA
- the dksA gene encoding RNA polymerase-binding protein DksA, with protein MQKEKNKKRSSLSILYIAGVQPYENKKNEKYMNTKQINHFKKILIAWAKQLKNGTSKKELYIQEKTTNFPDPIDRAVQEEEFSFALRHRDRERKLICKIEETLKKVEKNDFGYCESCGVEIGIRRLEARPTANLCIDCKTLSEIREKQMLG; from the coding sequence ATGCAAAAAGAGAAAAATAAAAAAAGATCGTCTTTAAGTATATTATATATAGCAGGAGTACAACCTTACGAAAATAAAAAAAATGAGAAATATATGAATACAAAGCAAATAAATCATTTTAAAAAAATTCTCATTGCTTGGGCAAAACAATTAAAAAATGGAACTTCTAAAAAAGAATTATATATACAAGAAAAAACTACAAACTTTCCAGATCCCATTGATCGCGCAGTACAAGAAGAAGAATTTAGTTTTGCATTACGTCACAGAGATAGAGAAAGAAAATTAATATGTAAAATAGAAGAAACTCTAAAAAAAGTTGAAAAAAATGATTTTGGATATTGCGAATCATGTGGTGTAGAAATTGGAATACGAAGATTAGAAGCCAGACCTACCGCAAATTTATGTATAGATTGCAAAACATTGTCAGAAATCCGAGAAAAGCAAATGCTAGGATAA
- the truA gene encoding tRNA pseudouridine(38-40) synthase TruA: MMHFTKFAAGIEYQGSDYHGWQRQKSVSNVQEKVETALSIIANHSITVHCAGRTDAGVHSTEQVIHFCTSSIRSYKSWIFGTNRYLPRDISILWIKEVPNVFHARYSALSRRYRYIIYNCKYRSSIFFKGLCNFYKELDIFKMHRSAQYLIGEHDFTSFRSVNCQSVTPVRKIIFINVFSVRQLVVIDIKASSFLHHMVRNIASCLIDVGVSKYNEYWIKKLLLLKNRKLASPTARPEGLYLVKVEYPNFFNLPNYAVGPFFLYKK; this comes from the coding sequence ATGATGCACTTTACAAAATTTGCTGCAGGAATTGAATATCAAGGTAGTGACTATCACGGTTGGCAACGTCAAAAATCTGTATCAAACGTTCAAGAAAAAGTAGAAACAGCTTTGTCAATAATAGCTAATCATTCAATAACAGTTCATTGTGCAGGACGAACTGATGCTGGTGTTCATAGTACTGAACAGGTAATTCATTTTTGTACTTCTTCAATTAGAAGTTATAAATCTTGGATTTTTGGAACTAATCGTTATTTGCCTCGAGACATTTCAATATTATGGATTAAAGAAGTTCCAAATGTTTTTCATGCACGCTATAGTGCTCTTTCACGAAGATATCGTTATATTATCTATAATTGTAAGTATCGATCTTCTATTTTTTTCAAAGGATTATGTAATTTTTATAAAGAATTAGATATTTTTAAAATGCATCGATCTGCTCAGTATTTAATTGGAGAACATGATTTTACTTCTTTTCGCTCTGTTAATTGTCAATCAGTCACTCCTGTTCGAAAAATTATTTTTATAAATGTTTTTAGTGTACGTCAATTAGTTGTTATAGATATTAAAGCTAGTTCTTTTTTGCATCATATGGTTCGAAATATTGCAAGTTGTTTAATTGATGTAGGTGTATCTAAATACAATGAATATTGGATAAAAAAGCTACTATTATTGAAAAATAGAAAATTAGCATCTCCGACAGCAAGACCTGAAGGTTTGTACTTAGTAAAAGTAGAATATCCAAATTTTTTTAATTTACCAAATTACGCGGTAGGTCCTTTTTTTTTATATAAAAAATGA
- the mrcB gene encoding penicillin-binding protein 1B, whose translation MLKVNFKFNFVVLTKLFSVFLFFMLMYGFFLYVKISLFINERMWKFPISIYSRIITLKPGCNYTKKEIISILKGMRYRYVSVLKNSGEFFVEKKNITLIRRSFNFPDGNEDKVFVKLYFDNNALTRIKNLNNNSNFSLLRLDPQLITILPFSNGEQRIFLSRKCYPKILIDMLLTIEDRYFYDHDGINIYSIVRALLANISAGYTIQGGSTLTQQLVKNLFLTNARSFWRKINEIYMALIMDWKYSKDRILELYLNEVYFGQDGNKQIRGFPLASLYYFGRPINELSFDQYALLVGMVKGASLYNPWNHPKIALNRRNIVIYALLKRRIINENSYQFLVKKPLKVQSRSDVFLSKNAFIQIVESELKRKLGNQVKRFSGIKIFTTLDLISQSSAEKAVKNVIPLLKKEKKLKDLETAVVIIDRFNGEIQSLLGSSNPKVLGYNRAIQARRSIGSLSKPITYLTALSHPEKFGLNTWIADNPISIQLKNGTIWKPRNSNFKFSKKVMLIDALTHSINVPTVNLSLQVGLEQIVKTWIRFGLSYNQVFVIPSIALGSINLTPIEVAKVFQIIASGGNRSNLSSIQTIMTKEGYILYNNFQKFTKMVPEQVVYLTLYGMQSVVRNGTAKQLGSLFKSYSIAGKTGTTNNLIDSWFVGIDGKQVVIVWVGRDNNESTQLYGSSGAMRVYRNYLKFNNPKPLVLVPPLDVSILNVNSKGNISCSSKNSVGRYRYLPIWNKFQKALCINKRFKAFELFQ comes from the coding sequence ATGTTGAAAGTAAATTTCAAATTTAATTTTGTAGTTTTAACTAAGTTATTTTCTGTTTTTCTTTTTTTTATGTTAATGTATGGTTTTTTTTTGTATGTCAAAATTAGTTTATTTATAAATGAAAGAATGTGGAAGTTTCCTATATCAATATACAGTCGAATTATAACTTTAAAACCTGGATGTAATTATACTAAAAAAGAAATTATTTCTATATTAAAGGGCATGCGATATCGATATGTATCTGTGCTAAAAAATTCTGGAGAATTTTTTGTAGAAAAGAAAAATATAACTTTAATAAGACGATCTTTTAACTTTCCTGACGGAAACGAAGATAAAGTTTTTGTTAAGTTATATTTTGATAATAATGCATTAACAAGAATAAAAAACTTAAATAACAATAGTAATTTTAGTTTATTACGATTAGATCCTCAATTAATTACTATTTTGCCATTTTCTAATGGAGAGCAACGTATTTTTTTATCTAGAAAATGTTACCCTAAAATTTTAATTGATATGTTATTAACTATAGAAGATAGATATTTTTACGACCATGATGGTATAAATATTTATTCTATCGTACGTGCTTTGTTAGCTAACATTAGTGCTGGTTATACTATTCAAGGTGGAAGTACTTTAACTCAACAATTAGTAAAAAATTTATTTTTGACCAATGCTCGATCATTTTGGAGAAAAATTAATGAAATATATATGGCATTGATCATGGATTGGAAATATAGTAAAGATCGAATTTTAGAATTATACCTGAACGAAGTATATTTTGGACAAGATGGAAATAAGCAAATTCGAGGTTTTCCTTTAGCTAGTTTATACTATTTTGGTCGTCCTATAAATGAACTTAGTTTCGATCAATACGCTTTACTCGTCGGTATGGTAAAAGGAGCTTCTTTATACAATCCTTGGAATCATCCTAAAATAGCACTAAATCGACGTAATATAGTTATTTACGCGTTACTAAAACGCAGAATTATTAATGAAAATTCTTATCAATTTCTTGTTAAAAAACCTTTAAAAGTGCAATCTCGAAGTGATGTTTTTTTATCAAAAAATGCATTTATTCAAATTGTAGAAAGTGAGTTAAAAAGAAAATTAGGAAATCAGGTGAAACGTTTTTCAGGCATAAAAATTTTCACTACGTTAGATTTAATTTCTCAAAGTTCTGCAGAAAAAGCGGTAAAAAACGTTATACCTTTGTTGAAGAAAGAAAAAAAACTTAAAGATTTAGAAACAGCAGTAGTTATAATAGATAGGTTTAATGGAGAAATTCAAAGTTTATTAGGTAGTTCTAACCCAAAAGTTTTAGGATATAATCGTGCTATTCAAGCACGTCGTTCGATTGGTTCGTTATCTAAACCTATAACGTACTTAACTGCGTTATCTCATCCAGAAAAGTTTGGTTTAAATACTTGGATTGCGGACAATCCTATCTCAATACAATTAAAAAATGGAACTATATGGAAACCTAGAAATAGTAATTTTAAGTTTTCTAAAAAAGTGATGTTAATTGATGCGTTAACTCATTCTATTAATGTTCCTACAGTTAATTTAAGTTTACAGGTAGGATTAGAACAAATAGTGAAAACTTGGATAAGGTTTGGTTTAAGTTACAATCAGGTATTTGTGATTCCTTCCATTGCTTTAGGATCAATCAATTTAACTCCAATAGAAGTAGCTAAAGTTTTTCAAATTATAGCTAGTGGGGGAAATCGATCTAATTTGTCTTCTATTCAAACGATAATGACAAAGGAAGGATACATTTTATATAATAATTTTCAGAAATTTACAAAAATGGTTCCGGAACAAGTAGTTTATTTAACATTATATGGCATGCAATCTGTAGTTAGAAATGGTACAGCTAAACAATTAGGATCATTGTTTAAAAGTTATTCTATAGCCGGTAAAACAGGAACGACGAATAATTTAATTGATAGTTGGTTTGTTGGAATTGATGGAAAACAAGTAGTTATTGTTTGGGTTGGAAGAGACAATAATGAGTCTACACAACTTTATGGATCTTCGGGAGCAAT